A genome region from Clostridium sp. JN-9 includes the following:
- the hfq gene encoding RNA chaperone Hfq has product MNKTTNNLQDIFLNSTRKNKITVTVYLTNGFQLKGIVKGFDSFTVVLDCDGRQMMIYKHAISTITPFKPVLFTSNEEDEI; this is encoded by the coding sequence ATGAATAAAACTACAAACAATCTTCAGGATATATTTTTAAATAGCACTCGAAAAAATAAAATAACAGTAACTGTTTATTTGACAAATGGATTTCAGTTAAAAGGTATTGTTAAAGGTTTTGACAGCTTTACCGTAGTATTAGATTGTGATGGAAGACAAATGATGATATATAAGCATGCTATATCCACAATAACTCCATTTAAACCTGTATTATTTACAAGTAACGAAGAAGATGAAATTTAA
- the miaA gene encoding tRNA (adenosine(37)-N6)-dimethylallyltransferase MiaA, with the protein MKNLVILAGPTGVGKTHISIKLAKELNGEIISSDSMQIYKYMDIGSAKVTKEEMNGIVHHLIDFLDPKENFTVSDYKSMAEEAIDSVLLNNKIPMLVGGTGLYINSLINNYDFTAADCDMEYRKYLQEQASLKGKIYVHEMLKDIDPASYHKLFPNDLKRVIRALEVYKLTGTPISRFNSEKKVHDIPYNITYFVLTMDRKKLYDRINQRVDKMIESGLVNEVKMLKHMGLNENMQSMKGIGYKEMLYYLEGKISFDEAVYLIKKGSRNYAKRQLTWFRKDNRVQWVDKDSFSSEDDIVKYIKGRIKEQLFY; encoded by the coding sequence ATGAAAAACTTAGTCATCCTGGCAGGCCCAACGGGAGTAGGAAAAACTCATATCTCCATAAAACTTGCAAAAGAATTAAATGGAGAGATTATATCCTCAGACTCAATGCAGATATATAAATACATGGATATAGGTTCAGCTAAGGTAACAAAAGAAGAAATGAATGGCATTGTACATCATTTAATTGACTTTTTAGATCCAAAAGAAAATTTTACTGTTTCTGATTATAAAAGCATGGCAGAAGAGGCAATTGACAGTGTTCTTTTAAATAACAAAATTCCTATGCTGGTGGGGGGCACAGGATTATATATTAACTCGTTGATTAACAATTATGATTTTACAGCTGCTGACTGCGATATGGAATATAGAAAATATCTTCAGGAGCAGGCCAGCTTAAAGGGTAAAATTTATGTTCATGAAATGCTTAAAGATATTGACCCTGCATCATACCATAAATTGTTTCCAAATGATTTAAAAAGGGTAATAAGAGCATTAGAGGTATATAAATTAACTGGCACTCCAATTAGTAGGTTTAATTCAGAAAAAAAGGTTCATGATATTCCATATAACATTACTTATTTCGTTTTGACTATGGACAGAAAAAAACTATATGACAGAATAAATCAAAGAGTAGATAAAATGATTGAAAGTGGTCTTGTCAATGAAGTAAAAATGCTGAAACACATGGGGTTAAATGAAAACATGCAATCCATGAAAGGAATAGGGTATAAAGAAATGCTCTATTATTTAGAAGGTAAAATTTCTTTTGATGAAGCCGTATATTTAATTAAAAAGGGCAGCAGAAACTATGCAAAAAGGCAGTTAACATGGTTTAGAAAAGATAACAGAGTTCAGTGGGTGGATAAGGATTCCTTTTCCAGTGAAGATGATATTGTTAAGTACATAAAAGGCAGAATAAAGGAGCAATTATTTTATTAA
- the mutL gene encoding DNA mismatch repair endonuclease MutL produces the protein MGRINILDSSTSNKIAAGEVVERPSSVVKELVENSIDAEAKNIIIEIGEGGEKFINIIDDGSGIHPDDIEKAFSPHATSKISKIEDIYSIKTMGFRGEALASVAAVSKLTLKSRTRDFNFGKEIKISGGKVEKISEAASNVGTSICVSDIFYNVPARQKFLKSPQRETASISDIISRLALVNSDISFKYINNGKTVMTTYGTGSMKETIRSIYGRSIYENIIPFEKVSDIASVYGFIGNSEISRGSRNNQSIFVNKRYIKNKSITAAVENAFKSFLTINKFPFFILCLDIYPEFIDVNVHPTKSELKFRDDRYIYKLVFDAVHEALRQYLFKSFNKEDTSSESMPKTIVQIPIDLKSESNGNINEISSNNNYSHYISENNKENTNIHPKAEYTANNVNLNKENYLVTEKTNKTANYEISKTEGVPKFPSLNIIGQFHKTYIIAEYNDTLYMIDQHAAHEKILFEKFKKSILEKHVVSQLLLSPLVVELTPEDFAYYNDFKEIFENTGFKIEIFGDNTITIREVPVILGKPNLKNLFMDILDNLKNMGTGEKDAVKYNSIATQACKAAIKANDPLSDIEMKSLIEELRYIEDPFTCPHGRPTIIKMDLYDIEKKFKRIQ, from the coding sequence TTGGGTAGAATTAATATATTAGATAGTAGTACTTCTAATAAAATTGCTGCAGGTGAGGTTGTAGAAAGACCTTCCTCTGTAGTTAAGGAACTTGTTGAAAACAGCATAGATGCTGAGGCTAAAAACATTATAATAGAAATAGGTGAGGGTGGAGAAAAATTTATAAATATCATTGATGATGGCAGCGGAATCCACCCAGATGATATTGAGAAAGCATTTTCTCCTCATGCTACCAGTAAAATCTCAAAAATAGAAGACATATATTCTATAAAAACCATGGGGTTTAGGGGAGAGGCTTTGGCAAGTGTAGCTGCAGTATCAAAATTAACTCTAAAAAGCAGAACAAGAGATTTTAATTTTGGAAAAGAAATAAAAATTTCAGGAGGCAAAGTAGAAAAAATATCTGAAGCTGCATCCAATGTGGGAACTTCTATATGTGTATCTGATATATTTTATAATGTACCTGCAAGGCAGAAGTTTTTAAAATCTCCCCAAAGAGAAACAGCATCTATTTCAGATATTATTAGCAGACTGGCATTAGTAAACTCTGATATTAGTTTTAAGTATATAAACAATGGTAAAACTGTTATGACAACTTATGGTACTGGAAGCATGAAAGAAACCATTAGAAGCATTTATGGCAGAAGTATATATGAAAATATAATACCATTTGAAAAAGTTTCTGATATTGCTTCTGTGTATGGGTTTATTGGAAATTCTGAAATAAGCAGGGGAAGCAGAAATAATCAAAGTATCTTTGTTAATAAAAGGTATATAAAAAATAAATCCATTACTGCAGCTGTAGAAAATGCATTTAAATCATTTTTAACTATAAATAAATTTCCTTTTTTTATACTTTGCTTGGATATTTACCCCGAATTTATTGATGTTAATGTTCATCCAACTAAATCAGAATTAAAATTCAGAGATGACAGATATATTTATAAATTGGTATTCGATGCTGTTCATGAAGCGTTAAGACAATATTTATTTAAATCATTTAATAAGGAAGATACCTCATCTGAAAGCATGCCTAAAACCATAGTGCAGATACCAATTGATCTGAAAAGTGAATCTAATGGTAATATAAATGAAATAAGTTCCAACAATAATTATAGTCATTATATTTCAGAAAATAATAAGGAAAATACAAATATACATCCAAAAGCTGAATATACTGCTAATAACGTTAATTTAAATAAAGAAAACTATTTAGTCACTGAAAAAACAAATAAAACCGCTAATTATGAAATCAGCAAAACTGAAGGAGTTCCAAAATTTCCTTCATTAAATATAATAGGCCAATTTCATAAAACCTATATAATTGCAGAATATAATGATACTCTTTATATGATTGATCAGCATGCAGCTCATGAAAAGATATTATTTGAAAAATTTAAAAAAAGTATTTTAGAAAAACATGTAGTGAGCCAGTTACTTTTATCACCATTAGTTGTAGAGCTGACTCCAGAGGATTTTGCATACTATAACGACTTTAAGGAAATATTCGAAAACACAGGTTTTAAAATAGAGATATTTGGGGATAATACCATAACAATCAGAGAAGTTCCTGTTATACTAGGCAAGCCTAATTTAAAAAATCTTTTTATGGATATTTTAGATAATTTAAAGAATATGGGAACAGGGGAAAAAGATGCTGTTAAATACAATTCCATTGCAACCCAGGCTTGTAAGGCAGCAATTAAGGCAAATGACCCTCTTAGTGATATTGAAATGAAATCTTTAATTGAAGAACTGCGTTATATTGAAGATCCATTTACCTGTCCTCATGGGAGGCCTACAATTATTAAAATGGATTTATATGATATTGAAAAAAAGTTCAAAAGAATTCAATAA
- the mutS gene encoding DNA mismatch repair protein MutS, with translation MSLTPMMQQYLEIKESVKDCILFFRLGDFYEMFFEDAEIASKELELVLTGRDCGMDKRAPMCGIPYHAANTYVGRLVNKGYKIAICEQMEDPALAKGIVKRDLIKIITPGTYTESDYLDETRNNYVMSIYIDKSSDTIGIATSDVSTGEFNVTNCSQNINLVLDEISKFSPKEILIQQDIDKKNENVLKERVNCYFTVLNSSYYDNSSIEKLKHQFKDFDISLYNESALKASSSLLLYIHETQKNDVSHINLFDYYSVDDFLSMDINTRRNLEITENIREKSKKGSLLWILDKTNTAMGGRALRKWIEEPLVNKTLIEDRLNAVEELINNYTCHEDLKDSLKDIYDIERIVGKIASKNVNAKELISLKLSISKLPQIKNILSGLKSNLFLKMYNKLDTLEDIYDLLNKSIIENPSISVKEGNIIKDGYNEEVDELRDAKSHGKEWIASLENKEREFTGIKSLKVGYNRVFGYYIEITKSNLSSVPEGRYIRKQTLANAERYITPELKEMEDKILGAEEKLTVLEYNLFTEVREKIETQLNRMKLCAKIVSEIDCLSSLSTSALENNYCKPVITEGDETEIKDGRHPVVEKVISNGNFVTNDTLINTKKEQMLLITGPNMAGKSTYMRQVALITLMAQIGSFVPASYAKISICDKIFTRIGASDDLSAGKSTFMVEMWEVSNILKNATKKSLILLDEVGRGTSTYDGLSIAWAVIEYICNNKNLKCKTLFATHYHELTQLENTVPGVKNYSVSVKEMGDEIIFLRKIVSGGADQSYGIEVAKLAGLPHAVISRAKEILKNIELEKSGHLDINEIAADNNAAKKNKTKKKDTAVKQIDFMDLKKNALIKELSDLNILDMNPMEGFNKLYELINKAKDIQ, from the coding sequence ATGTCATTAACTCCTATGATGCAGCAGTATTTAGAAATTAAGGAAAGTGTTAAGGACTGCATTCTTTTTTTTAGACTTGGAGATTTTTATGAGATGTTTTTTGAAGATGCAGAAATTGCATCAAAAGAACTTGAATTGGTTCTTACAGGCAGGGACTGCGGTATGGATAAAAGAGCTCCTATGTGCGGTATACCTTATCATGCAGCCAATACATATGTTGGCAGACTTGTAAACAAAGGTTATAAAATTGCAATTTGTGAACAGATGGAAGATCCTGCACTGGCAAAAGGTATAGTTAAAAGAGATTTAATTAAAATAATTACTCCAGGAACATATACTGAGTCAGATTATCTTGATGAAACAAGAAATAACTATGTAATGAGTATTTATATAGACAAATCCTCAGACACTATTGGCATTGCCACTTCAGATGTTTCTACAGGTGAATTTAATGTGACTAACTGCAGTCAAAATATAAATCTGGTACTTGATGAAATCTCCAAGTTTTCACCTAAGGAAATTTTGATTCAGCAGGATATAGATAAAAAGAATGAAAATGTTCTAAAAGAAAGAGTTAACTGTTATTTTACAGTTTTAAATAGTTCATATTATGATAATAGTTCTATAGAAAAACTTAAACATCAGTTTAAAGATTTTGATATAAGCCTTTATAATGAATCAGCTTTAAAGGCTTCTTCGTCTTTACTTCTATATATTCATGAAACTCAGAAAAATGATGTAAGTCATATAAATTTATTTGATTACTACAGTGTTGATGACTTCCTCAGTATGGATATAAATACAAGGAGAAATCTTGAAATAACTGAAAACATCAGAGAAAAGTCTAAAAAAGGTTCTCTTCTTTGGATTTTAGATAAGACAAATACTGCTATGGGAGGCAGGGCTCTTAGAAAATGGATAGAGGAGCCACTGGTAAATAAAACATTAATTGAAGATAGACTAAATGCAGTTGAAGAGTTAATTAATAATTATACATGTCATGAGGATTTAAAGGATTCTTTAAAAGATATTTATGATATTGAACGTATAGTAGGAAAAATTGCATCAAAAAATGTTAATGCTAAGGAACTGATTTCATTAAAGCTTTCCATAAGTAAACTTCCTCAGATAAAAAATATTTTATCTGGTTTAAAAAGCAACTTATTTTTAAAGATGTATAATAAATTAGATACCCTGGAAGATATTTATGACCTTCTTAATAAATCCATTATTGAAAATCCTTCTATTTCAGTTAAAGAGGGTAACATAATAAAGGATGGATACAATGAGGAGGTAGATGAGCTTAGAGATGCTAAATCTCATGGTAAGGAATGGATTGCTTCCTTAGAAAATAAAGAAAGAGAGTTTACAGGGATTAAATCTTTAAAAGTAGGATATAATAGGGTTTTTGGTTATTATATAGAAATTACAAAGTCTAATCTCAGCTCTGTACCTGAAGGAAGATACATAAGAAAGCAGACCCTTGCAAATGCTGAAAGATATATAACTCCTGAACTGAAGGAAATGGAAGATAAAATACTTGGTGCAGAAGAAAAGTTAACAGTTTTGGAATATAATCTTTTTACAGAGGTAAGAGAGAAAATTGAAACTCAGCTGAATAGAATGAAATTATGTGCTAAAATTGTATCTGAAATTGACTGCTTAAGCTCTTTAAGCACATCGGCACTTGAGAACAACTATTGTAAGCCTGTTATTACAGAAGGTGACGAAACTGAAATAAAAGATGGCAGGCATCCTGTGGTTGAAAAAGTAATTTCTAATGGAAACTTTGTTACTAATGATACTTTAATCAATACTAAAAAAGAGCAGATGCTGCTTATTACAGGCCCTAACATGGCAGGTAAATCCACTTATATGAGACAGGTTGCTTTAATTACCTTAATGGCTCAAATAGGAAGCTTCGTACCTGCAAGTTATGCAAAGATATCCATTTGTGATAAAATATTTACCAGAATAGGAGCTTCAGATGATTTATCAGCTGGTAAAAGTACATTTATGGTGGAAATGTGGGAAGTTTCAAATATACTAAAAAATGCAACAAAAAAGAGTTTGATTTTACTTGATGAAGTTGGAAGAGGAACCAGTACTTACGATGGTTTAAGTATAGCATGGGCAGTTATTGAGTACATCTGCAATAACAAAAACCTAAAATGCAAAACACTTTTTGCAACTCACTACCATGAACTTACACAGTTAGAGAATACAGTGCCTGGAGTTAAAAATTATTCCGTTTCAGTTAAAGAGATGGGAGATGAAATAATATTCCTTAGAAAAATAGTAAGCGGAGGTGCTGATCAGTCTTATGGTATTGAGGTTGCTAAATTAGCTGGTCTTCCCCATGCTGTTATATCCAGGGCTAAAGAAATATTAAAAAATATTGAGCTTGAAAAAAGCGGACATTTAGATATAAATGAAATTGCTGCAGATAATAATGCAGCTAAAAAAAATAAGACTAAAAAGAAAGATACGGCTGTAAAACAAATTGATTTTATGGACCTTAAGAAAAATGCCCTTATAAAGGAATTATCTGATCTTAATATTCTGGATATGAATCCAATGGAAGGATTTAATAAGCTTTATGAATTAATAAATAAAGCTAAAGACATTCAATAA
- the miaB gene encoding tRNA (N6-isopentenyl adenosine(37)-C2)-methylthiotransferase MiaB yields MEKLLNNSIQKYFYIDTWGCQMNEEDSEKHSGVLKALGYKRTDDKSKSDIIIFNTCCVRENAEQKVFGNIGALKHLKNNKPDLIIAVCGCMMQQKGMAEKIIKKFPFVDIIFGTHNAHRLPQYIKAVQTEGRSVIDIQDKEEDIIEGLPIDRLSSVKAFVTIMYGCNNFCTYCIVPYVRGRERSRMPEDIENEVIDLVSKGYKEITLLGQNVNSYGKGLNPSINFADLLRRINKIPGLERIRFMTSHPKDLSDDVINAVAECEKVCEQIHLPVQSGSTNILKKMNRHYTREQYLNLVRKIKDKIPNAALTTDIIVGFPGETEEDFEDTLSLVKEVCYDSAFTFLYSRRGGTPADTMEDQISEDIKHARFNRLVDAVNSCSEAINKTYLKSTVEVLVEGLSKNDETKLMGRTRTGKLVNFIGNKDSIGKLVNVKITKVTTFSLNGEEI; encoded by the coding sequence ATGGAAAAGTTATTAAATAACAGCATACAGAAATATTTTTATATAGATACCTGGGGATGTCAGATGAATGAAGAAGATTCAGAAAAGCATTCAGGAGTGCTTAAAGCATTAGGTTATAAAAGAACTGATGATAAATCCAAATCAGACATAATAATATTTAACACATGCTGTGTAAGAGAAAATGCAGAGCAGAAGGTTTTTGGAAATATAGGAGCATTAAAGCATCTAAAAAATAATAAGCCTGACTTAATTATAGCAGTATGCGGCTGTATGATGCAGCAAAAGGGTATGGCAGAAAAGATAATTAAGAAATTTCCTTTTGTGGATATTATTTTTGGAACACACAATGCCCATAGACTGCCGCAGTATATAAAGGCAGTTCAGACAGAGGGAAGATCAGTTATCGATATTCAGGATAAGGAAGAAGACATTATAGAAGGCCTTCCAATTGACAGGCTTAGCAGTGTTAAGGCATTTGTCACAATAATGTATGGCTGCAATAACTTTTGTACTTACTGCATTGTTCCTTATGTAAGAGGAAGAGAAAGAAGCAGAATGCCTGAAGATATAGAAAATGAAGTAATTGATCTTGTGTCAAAGGGATATAAGGAGATAACATTACTTGGTCAAAATGTTAATTCCTATGGCAAAGGTTTAAATCCATCTATAAATTTTGCAGATTTATTAAGAAGAATCAATAAGATTCCAGGCCTTGAAAGAATTAGATTTATGACATCCCATCCAAAGGATTTAAGCGATGATGTTATAAATGCAGTGGCTGAATGTGAAAAAGTTTGTGAGCAGATTCATTTACCTGTTCAGTCAGGATCCACTAATATTTTAAAGAAAATGAACAGGCATTATACAAGAGAGCAGTACTTGAATTTAGTTAGAAAGATAAAAGATAAGATTCCAAATGCAGCATTAACAACTGATATAATAGTTGGATTTCCAGGAGAAACAGAAGAGGATTTTGAAGATACTTTAAGCTTAGTTAAGGAAGTATGTTATGATTCAGCATTCACTTTCCTTTATTCCAGAAGGGGTGGAACACCTGCTGACACTATGGAAGATCAGATAAGTGAAGATATTAAACATGCCAGATTTAATAGATTAGTTGATGCTGTAAATAGCTGCAGCGAAGCTATAAATAAGACATACCTTAAAAGTACCGTTGAAGTTTTAGTTGAGGGATTAAGCAAAAATGATGAAACTAAACTCATGGGAAGAACAAGAACGGGCAAACTTGTGAATTTTATTGGAAATAAAGACAGCATAGGAAAATTGGTTAATGTAAAAATCACAAAAGTAACCACATTTTCATTAAACGGAGAAGAAATATAA
- a CDS encoding TaqI-like C-terminal specificity domain-containing protein, which produces MISEYDMKRLLKYFIQFKNKIVLNNGNDNVKFEDINNLIINSYLKLILCYYIFKFKEVNKEYIAALLNSDDFINSSFFDLLSLFYGFKLNSINERIKNRFKLYKINYSASMKELNINTYNLIMKILNKYNSLDISILGEAYERIISNSCRKNMGVFYTDSYNINTILNLTIDKANIEENPNIKVIDPCCGSGLFLVKAYELLYSKFKSIINNLNDKFSMEKYTVTLDSKKYMVSGKDYWIEDNLHYHIINNCIYGADKDYFAVSITIITLFFLNPEINNITFNIDYCDSLVQWEQRCSNKSIWNNKFDIILGNPPWVSLSRKNKIDISSNAKNYYKEIYKISNYLPNLYIYFIKRSLGLLKLNGVMCFLIPDRLCYNKYLKDFRLYLMKNFIIEKIIVNGRYSSVIAESIILQVKNSMPDLCCRTSLEINSEQYKFNQNIFLKNANFEFNYPNHISEKLKIKIEQNSTHLSDIFCSYTGFIGDKSLITRSQLGLEYIKILKGKCISPFAINDHFYYPYLKNNLKGGTTNIEKLNSPKLLVKKTGAFLTAAYDKNGTFIEQSLYGLISKDNSFPVNYVLAILNSDLMNWYYRRFLITNLHSTPQLKKYNLDIIPIKKCSDRHMKIICDVVNKISKQIALNSKPDKFLVNSLNNIVYSIYDLTDSEINEVSNDTKK; this is translated from the coding sequence ATGATAAGTGAATATGATATGAAAAGGCTTTTGAAATATTTTATTCAGTTTAAAAATAAGATAGTATTAAATAATGGAAATGATAATGTTAAGTTTGAAGATATAAATAATTTAATTATAAATTCATATTTAAAATTAATATTATGCTATTATATTTTTAAATTTAAAGAGGTAAATAAGGAATATATTGCTGCATTATTAAATTCTGATGACTTTATTAATTCATCCTTTTTTGATTTATTATCTTTATTTTATGGTTTTAAACTTAACAGCATTAATGAAAGAATTAAGAATAGATTCAAATTATATAAAATAAACTATTCTGCATCAATGAAGGAATTAAACATTAATACATATAATCTAATAATGAAAATATTGAATAAATATAATTCACTTGATATATCAATACTGGGAGAAGCTTATGAGAGAATAATATCTAACAGCTGCCGTAAGAATATGGGGGTTTTTTATACTGACAGCTATAATATAAACACAATTTTGAATTTAACAATAGATAAAGCTAATATAGAGGAAAATCCAAACATAAAAGTTATAGACCCATGCTGCGGCAGTGGATTATTTTTAGTAAAAGCCTATGAATTGCTATATTCCAAATTTAAAAGCATAATAAATAATTTAAATGATAAATTCAGCATGGAAAAGTATACTGTAACTTTAGATAGTAAAAAATATATGGTAAGTGGAAAAGATTACTGGATAGAGGATAATTTACATTACCATATTATAAACAATTGCATTTATGGTGCAGATAAAGATTATTTTGCAGTGTCTATTACAATTATTACGTTATTCTTTTTAAATCCAGAAATAAATAATATAACGTTTAATATAGATTACTGTGATAGTCTTGTACAATGGGAGCAAAGATGCAGTAATAAATCAATATGGAATAATAAATTTGATATTATTCTTGGCAACCCTCCATGGGTTTCACTTTCAAGAAAAAATAAAATTGATATCAGCAGTAATGCAAAAAACTATTATAAAGAAATATATAAAATCAGTAACTATCTTCCTAATCTATATATTTACTTCATAAAAAGATCACTTGGTTTATTAAAATTAAATGGAGTAATGTGTTTCCTAATTCCAGACAGATTGTGCTATAATAAATATTTAAAAGATTTCAGGCTTTATTTAATGAAGAATTTTATTATTGAAAAAATTATTGTAAATGGGAGATATTCTAGTGTTATAGCTGAATCTATAATATTACAGGTTAAAAATTCTATGCCTGATTTATGCTGTAGGACTTCACTTGAAATTAACAGTGAACAATATAAATTTAATCAGAATATTTTTTTAAAAAATGCAAATTTTGAATTCAATTATCCAAATCACATTTCTGAAAAACTTAAAATAAAAATAGAGCAGAACAGCACTCATTTATCAGATATATTCTGCAGTTATACAGGATTTATTGGTGATAAATCATTAATTACAAGATCACAATTGGGTTTGGAGTATATAAAAATACTAAAGGGTAAATGTATCAGCCCATTTGCAATAAATGATCATTTTTATTATCCTTATTTAAAGAATAATTTAAAAGGCGGCACTACCAACATTGAAAAGTTAAATTCTCCAAAACTTCTGGTAAAAAAAACTGGAGCTTTTTTAACTGCGGCTTATGACAAAAATGGAACATTCATTGAACAGTCTTTATATGGGCTTATATCAAAAGATAATAGTTTCCCAGTAAATTATGTACTTGCTATTTTAAACTCAGATTTAATGAACTGGTATTACAGAAGATTTTTAATAACTAATTTACATTCCACACCTCAATTAAAGAAATATAATTTAGATATAATACCAATAAAAAAGTGCAGTGACAGGCATATGAAAATTATATGTGATGTTGTAAATAAAATATCTAAGCAGATAGCTTTAAATTCAAAGCCAGATAAATTCCTAGTAAACTCTTTGAATAATATTGTATACTCAATTTATGACTTAACTGACTCTGAAATAAATGAAGTGAGCAATGATACAAAAAAATAG
- a CDS encoding PLP-dependent aminotransferase family protein, giving the protein MNLRFADRTSFLKASEIRELLKLTEKPEVISFAGGLPAPELFPIEKIEKISQKVLEEDGRSALQYSATEGYKPLREIIAKQRMIPVGINVTYDNILITSGSQQALEFSAKLFVNKDDIIMCESPSYLGAINAFNAYQPKYVEIPMDEFGMKVDVLEEQLKKHPDAKMIYTIPDFQNPSGNTMSIERRRKVAELAAKYKIPVIEDCPYGELNFEGKPYPSIKSFDTEGYVIYLGTFSKIFCPGYRIGWVCAEPEILKKYILVKQGADLQCSTISQREIALFMETYNLNNHIENIKIVYKNRRDLMLKTMKENFPKEVIYTHPKGGLFTWVQLREDIDANEVLQQALKENVAFVPGASFFPNGGHKNYFRMNYSNMCEDKIVEGVKRLGKVLDKYYK; this is encoded by the coding sequence GTGAATTTACGTTTTGCTGATAGAACATCTTTTCTGAAGGCTTCAGAGATAAGGGAACTTTTAAAGCTTACCGAAAAGCCGGAGGTTATTTCTTTTGCCGGAGGATTACCTGCTCCTGAACTTTTTCCTATTGAAAAAATTGAGAAAATATCTCAAAAAGTTTTAGAAGAAGATGGAAGAAGCGCTTTACAATACAGTGCTACCGAGGGATATAAACCACTTAGAGAAATAATTGCAAAACAAAGGATGATTCCAGTTGGTATAAATGTCACATACGATAATATACTGATAACCAGCGGTTCACAGCAGGCATTAGAATTTTCTGCAAAGCTTTTTGTCAATAAAGATGATATAATTATGTGTGAAAGTCCAAGTTATCTTGGTGCCATTAATGCTTTTAATGCATATCAGCCTAAATATGTAGAAATCCCAATGGATGAATTTGGCATGAAGGTTGATGTTCTTGAAGAACAGCTTAAAAAACATCCTGATGCAAAGATGATATATACTATCCCGGATTTTCAAAATCCTTCTGGCAATACCATGAGTATTGAAAGAAGAAGAAAAGTAGCTGAATTAGCTGCAAAGTATAAAATTCCCGTTATAGAAGACTGTCCTTACGGAGAATTAAACTTTGAAGGTAAGCCATATCCATCTATTAAAAGTTTTGACACTGAAGGATATGTGATATATTTGGGAACATTCTCAAAAATCTTCTGTCCTGGATATAGAATAGGCTGGGTATGTGCTGAGCCTGAAATATTGAAGAAGTATATCTTGGTTAAACAAGGTGCAGATTTGCAATGCAGCACTATTTCCCAGAGAGAAATTGCATTATTTATGGAAACATATAACCTAAATAATCATATAGAAAATATAAAAATAGTATATAAAAACAGAAGAGATTTAATGCTTAAGACTATGAAAGAAAATTTCCCTAAAGAAGTAATTTACACACATCCTAAAGGTGGTTTATTTACATGGGTTCAATTGAGAGAAGATATAGATGCAAATGAAGTTTTACAACAGGCACTTAAAGAAAATGTTGCATTTGTTCCTGGAGCATCTTTCTTCCCAAACGGCGGCCACAAAAATTACTTTAGAATGAATTACTCTAACATGTGTGAAGACAAAATTGTTGAAGGTGTAAAAAGATTAGGAAAAGTATTAGATAAGTACTATAAGTAA